From Pogoniulus pusillus isolate bPogPus1 chromosome 17, bPogPus1.pri, whole genome shotgun sequence, the proteins below share one genomic window:
- the TPM1 gene encoding tropomyosin alpha-1 chain isoform X22, translating to MAAMSSLEAVRRKIRSLQEQADAAEERAGRLQREVDQERALREEAESEVASLNRRIQLVEEELDRAQERLATALQKLEEAEKAADESERGMKVIENRAQKDEEKMEIQEIQLKEAKHIAEEADRKYEEVARKLVIIESDLERAEERAELSESKCAELEEELKTVTNNLKSLEAQAEKYSQKEDKYEEEIKVLTDKLKEAETRAEFAERSVTKLEKSIDDLEDELYAQKLKYKAISEELDHALNDMTSM from the exons ATGGCGGCGATGAGCTCGCTGGAGGCCGTGCGGAGGAAGATCcggagcctgcaggagcaggcgGACGCCGCCGAGGAGCGGGCGGGCCGGCTGCAGCGGGAGGTGGACCAGGAGCGGGCCCTGCGGGAGGAG GCTGAGAGCGAAGTAGCTTCTCTGAACAGACGCATCCAGCTGGTTGAGGAAGAGTTGGATCGAGCTCAGGAGCGCTTGGCTACTGCCctgcagaagctggaggaggctgagaaggctgcagatgagAGTGAAAG AGGAATGAAGGTTATTGAAAATAGAGCCCAAAAGGATGAAGAGAAGATGGAAATCCAAGAGATCCAGCTTAAAGAAGCTAAGCACATTGCTGAAGAGGCTGACCGCAAGTATGAAGAG GTGGCTCGTAAGCTTGTAATCATTGAGAGTGACCTGGAACGTGCTGAGGAACGTGCTGAGCTGTCAGAAAG CAAATGTGCTGAGCTTGAAGAGGAGTTGAAAACTGTGACCAACAACCTGAAGTCGCTGGAGGCTCAGGCTGAGAAG TACTCACAGAAGGAAGACAAATACGAAGAGGAGATTAAAGTCCTGACTGACAAACTGAAAGAG GCTGAGACTCGTGCTGAATTTGCTGAGAGGTCGGTAACTAAGCTGGAGAAAAGCATTGATGACTTAGAAG ATGAGCTATATGCTCAGAAACTGAAGTACAAAGCCATCAGTGAGGAGCTGGACCACGCTCTCAACGATATGACCTCCATGTAA
- the TPM1 gene encoding tropomyosin alpha-1 chain isoform X24 produces MAAMSSLEAVRRKIRSLQEQADAAEERAGRLQREVDQERALREEAESEVASLNRRIQLVEEELDRAQERLATALQKLEEAEKAADESERGMKVIENRAQKDEEKMEIQEIQLKEAKHIAEEADRKYEEVARKLVIIESDLERAEERAELSESQVRQLEEQLRIMDQTLKALMAAEDKYSQKEDKYEEEIKVLTDKLKEAETRAEFAERSVTKLEKSIDDLEDELYAQKLKYKAISEELDHALNDMTSM; encoded by the exons ATGGCGGCGATGAGCTCGCTGGAGGCCGTGCGGAGGAAGATCcggagcctgcaggagcaggcgGACGCCGCCGAGGAGCGGGCGGGCCGGCTGCAGCGGGAGGTGGACCAGGAGCGGGCCCTGCGGGAGGAG GCTGAGAGCGAAGTAGCTTCTCTGAACAGACGCATCCAGCTGGTTGAGGAAGAGTTGGATCGAGCTCAGGAGCGCTTGGCTACTGCCctgcagaagctggaggaggctgagaaggctgcagatgagAGTGAAAG AGGAATGAAGGTTATTGAAAATAGAGCCCAAAAGGATGAAGAGAAGATGGAAATCCAAGAGATCCAGCTTAAAGAAGCTAAGCACATTGCTGAAGAGGCTGACCGCAAGTATGAAGAG GTGGCTCGTAAGCTTGTAATCATTGAGAGTGACCTGGAACGTGCTGAGGAACGTGCTGAGCTGTCAGAAAG CCAAGTCCGACAGCTGGAAGAACAATTAAGAATAATGGATCAAACCTTGAAAGCATTAATGGCTGCAGAGGATAAG TACTCACAGAAGGAAGACAAATACGAAGAGGAGATTAAAGTCCTGACTGACAAACTGAAAGAG GCTGAGACTCGTGCTGAATTTGCTGAGAGGTCGGTAACTAAGCTGGAGAAAAGCATTGATGACTTAGAAG ATGAGCTATATGCTCAGAAACTGAAGTACAAAGCCATCAGTGAGGAGCTGGACCACGCTCTCAACGATATGACCTCCATGTAA
- the TPM1 gene encoding tropomyosin alpha-1 chain isoform X15 has product MDAIKKKMQMLKLDKENALDRAEQAEADKKAAEERSKQLEDDIVQLEKQLHVTEDTRDQVLEELHKSEDSLLSAEENAAKAESEVASLNRRIQLVEEELDRAQERLATALQKLEEAEKAADESERGMKVIENRAQKDEEKMEIQEIQLKEAKHIAEEADRKYEEVARKLVIIESDLERAEERAELSESQVRQLEEQLRIMDQTLKALMAAEDKYSQKEDKYEEEIKVLTDKLKEAETRAEFAERSVTKLEKSIDDLEDELYAQKLKYKAISEELDHALNDMTSM; this is encoded by the exons ATGGATGCCATCAAGAAGAAGATGCAAATGCTGAAGCTGGACAAGGAGAATGCCTTGGATAGAGCCGAGCAAGCCGAAGCGGACAAGAAGGCAGCGGAGGAGAGAAGCAAGCAG TTAGAGGATGACATTGTGCAATTGGAAAAGCAATTGCATGTGACGGAGGATACAAGGGACCAAGTGCTGGAAGAGCTACACAAGTCTGAAGATAGCCTCCTCTCCGCAGAGGAGAATGCTGCCAAG GCTGAGAGCGAAGTAGCTTCTCTGAACAGACGCATCCAGCTGGTTGAGGAAGAGTTGGATCGAGCTCAGGAGCGCTTGGCTACTGCCctgcagaagctggaggaggctgagaaggctgcagatgagAGTGAAAG AGGAATGAAGGTTATTGAAAATAGAGCCCAAAAGGATGAAGAGAAGATGGAAATCCAAGAGATCCAGCTTAAAGAAGCTAAGCACATTGCTGAAGAGGCTGACCGCAAGTATGAAGAG GTGGCTCGTAAGCTTGTAATCATTGAGAGTGACCTGGAACGTGCTGAGGAACGTGCTGAGCTGTCAGAAAG CCAAGTCCGACAGCTGGAAGAACAATTAAGAATAATGGATCAAACCTTGAAAGCATTAATGGCTGCAGAGGATAAG TACTCACAGAAGGAAGACAAATACGAAGAGGAGATTAAAGTCCTGACTGACAAACTGAAAGAG GCTGAGACTCGTGCTGAATTTGCTGAGAGGTCGGTAACTAAGCTGGAGAAAAGCATTGATGACTTAGAAG ATGAGCTATATGCTCAGAAACTGAAGTACAAAGCCATCAGTGAGGAGCTGGACCACGCTCTCAACGATATGACCTCCATGTAA
- the TPM1 gene encoding tropomyosin alpha-1 chain isoform X12: MDAIKKKMQMLKLDKENALDRAEQAEADKKAAEERSKQLEDDIVQLEKQLHVTEDTRDQVLEELHKSEDSLLSAEENAAKAESEVASLNRRIQLVEEELDRAQERLATALQKLEEAEKAADESERGMKVIENRAQKDEEKMEIQEIQLKEAKHIAEEADRKYEEVARKLVIIESDLERAEERAELSESKCAELEEELKTVTNNLKSLEAQAEKYSQKEDKYEEEIKVLTDKLKEAETRAEFAERSVTKLEKSIDDLEDELYAQKLKYKAISEELDHALNDMTSM, translated from the exons ATGGATGCCATCAAGAAGAAGATGCAAATGCTGAAGCTGGACAAGGAGAATGCCTTGGATAGAGCCGAGCAAGCCGAAGCGGACAAGAAGGCAGCGGAGGAGAGAAGCAAGCAG TTAGAGGATGACATTGTGCAATTGGAAAAGCAATTGCATGTGACGGAGGATACAAGGGACCAAGTGCTGGAAGAGCTACACAAGTCTGAAGATAGCCTCCTCTCCGCAGAGGAGAATGCTGCCAAG GCTGAGAGCGAAGTAGCTTCTCTGAACAGACGCATCCAGCTGGTTGAGGAAGAGTTGGATCGAGCTCAGGAGCGCTTGGCTACTGCCctgcagaagctggaggaggctgagaaggctgcagatgagAGTGAAAG AGGAATGAAGGTTATTGAAAATAGAGCCCAAAAGGATGAAGAGAAGATGGAAATCCAAGAGATCCAGCTTAAAGAAGCTAAGCACATTGCTGAAGAGGCTGACCGCAAGTATGAAGAG GTGGCTCGTAAGCTTGTAATCATTGAGAGTGACCTGGAACGTGCTGAGGAACGTGCTGAGCTGTCAGAAAG CAAATGTGCTGAGCTTGAAGAGGAGTTGAAAACTGTGACCAACAACCTGAAGTCGCTGGAGGCTCAGGCTGAGAAG TACTCACAGAAGGAAGACAAATACGAAGAGGAGATTAAAGTCCTGACTGACAAACTGAAAGAG GCTGAGACTCGTGCTGAATTTGCTGAGAGGTCGGTAACTAAGCTGGAGAAAAGCATTGATGACTTAGAAG ATGAGCTATATGCTCAGAAACTGAAGTACAAAGCCATCAGTGAGGAGCTGGACCACGCTCTCAACGATATGACCTCCATGTAA
- the TPM1 gene encoding tropomyosin alpha-1 chain isoform X6: MDAIKKKMQMLKLDKENALDRAEQAEADKKAAEERSKQLEDELVALQKKLKGTEDELDKYSESLKDAQEKLELADKKATDAESEVASLNRRIQLVEEELDRAQERLATALQKLEEAEKAADESERGMKVIENRAQKDEEKMEIQEIQLKEAKHIAEEADRKYEEVARKLVIIESDLERAEERAELSESKCAELEEELKTVTNNLKSLEAQAEKYSQKEDKYEEEIKVLTDKLKEAETRAEFAERSVTKLEKSIDDLEEKVAHAKEENLSMHQMLDQTLLELNNM, from the exons ATGGATGCCATCAAGAAGAAGATGCAAATGCTGAAGCTGGACAAGGAGAATGCCTTGGATAGAGCCGAGCAAGCCGAAGCGGACAAGAAGGCAGCGGAGGAGAGAAGCAAGCAG CTGGAGGACGAGCTGGTGGCTCTACAAAAGAAGCTGAAGGGCACTGAGGATGAGCTGGACAAATACTCCGAGTCCCTTAAAGATGCACAGGAaaagttggaactggctgacaaAAAGGCCACAGAT GCTGAGAGCGAAGTAGCTTCTCTGAACAGACGCATCCAGCTGGTTGAGGAAGAGTTGGATCGAGCTCAGGAGCGCTTGGCTACTGCCctgcagaagctggaggaggctgagaaggctgcagatgagAGTGAAAG AGGAATGAAGGTTATTGAAAATAGAGCCCAAAAGGATGAAGAGAAGATGGAAATCCAAGAGATCCAGCTTAAAGAAGCTAAGCACATTGCTGAAGAGGCTGACCGCAAGTATGAAGAG GTGGCTCGTAAGCTTGTAATCATTGAGAGTGACCTGGAACGTGCTGAGGAACGTGCTGAGCTGTCAGAAAG CAAATGTGCTGAGCTTGAAGAGGAGTTGAAAACTGTGACCAACAACCTGAAGTCGCTGGAGGCTCAGGCTGAGAAG TACTCACAGAAGGAAGACAAATACGAAGAGGAGATTAAAGTCCTGACTGACAAACTGAAAGAG GCTGAGACTCGTGCTGAATTTGCTGAGAGGTCGGTAACTAAGCTGGAGAAAAGCATTGATGACTTAGAAG
- the TPM1 gene encoding tropomyosin alpha-1 chain isoform X18, which translates to MDAIKKKMQMLKLDKENALDRAEQAEADKKAAEERSKQLEDELVALQKKLKGTEDELDKYSESLKDAQEKLELADKKATDAESEVASLNRRIQLVEEELDRAQERLATALQKLEEAEKAADESERGMKVIENRAQKDEEKMEIQEIQLKEAKHIAEEADRKYEEVARKLVIIESDLERAEERAELSESQVRQLEEQLRIMDQTLKALMAAEDKYSQKEDKYEEEIKVLTDKLKEAETRAEFAERSVTKLEKSIDDLEDQLYQQLEQNSRLTNELKLALNED; encoded by the exons ATGGATGCCATCAAGAAGAAGATGCAAATGCTGAAGCTGGACAAGGAGAATGCCTTGGATAGAGCCGAGCAAGCCGAAGCGGACAAGAAGGCAGCGGAGGAGAGAAGCAAGCAG CTGGAGGACGAGCTGGTGGCTCTACAAAAGAAGCTGAAGGGCACTGAGGATGAGCTGGACAAATACTCCGAGTCCCTTAAAGATGCACAGGAaaagttggaactggctgacaaAAAGGCCACAGAT GCTGAGAGCGAAGTAGCTTCTCTGAACAGACGCATCCAGCTGGTTGAGGAAGAGTTGGATCGAGCTCAGGAGCGCTTGGCTACTGCCctgcagaagctggaggaggctgagaaggctgcagatgagAGTGAAAG AGGAATGAAGGTTATTGAAAATAGAGCCCAAAAGGATGAAGAGAAGATGGAAATCCAAGAGATCCAGCTTAAAGAAGCTAAGCACATTGCTGAAGAGGCTGACCGCAAGTATGAAGAG GTGGCTCGTAAGCTTGTAATCATTGAGAGTGACCTGGAACGTGCTGAGGAACGTGCTGAGCTGTCAGAAAG CCAAGTCCGACAGCTGGAAGAACAATTAAGAATAATGGATCAAACCTTGAAAGCATTAATGGCTGCAGAGGATAAG TACTCACAGAAGGAAGACAAATACGAAGAGGAGATTAAAGTCCTGACTGACAAACTGAAAGAG GCTGAGACTCGTGCTGAATTTGCTGAGAGGTCGGTAACTAAGCTGGAGAAAAGCATTGATGACTTAGAAG
- the TPM1 gene encoding tropomyosin alpha-1 chain isoform X19 gives MDAIKKKMQMLKLDKENALDRAEQAEADKKAAEERSKQLEDDIVQLEKQLHVTEDTRDQVLEELHKSEDSLLSAEENAAKAESEVASLNRRIQLVEEELDRAQERLATALQKLEEAEKAADESERGMKVIENRAQKDEEKMEIQEIQLKEAKHIAEEADRKYEEVARKLVIIESDLERAEERAELSESQVRQLEEQLRIMDQTLKALMAAEDKYSQKEDKYEEEIKVLTDKLKEAETRAEFAERSVTKLEKSIDDLEDQLYQQLEQNSRLTNELKLALNED, from the exons ATGGATGCCATCAAGAAGAAGATGCAAATGCTGAAGCTGGACAAGGAGAATGCCTTGGATAGAGCCGAGCAAGCCGAAGCGGACAAGAAGGCAGCGGAGGAGAGAAGCAAGCAG TTAGAGGATGACATTGTGCAATTGGAAAAGCAATTGCATGTGACGGAGGATACAAGGGACCAAGTGCTGGAAGAGCTACACAAGTCTGAAGATAGCCTCCTCTCCGCAGAGGAGAATGCTGCCAAG GCTGAGAGCGAAGTAGCTTCTCTGAACAGACGCATCCAGCTGGTTGAGGAAGAGTTGGATCGAGCTCAGGAGCGCTTGGCTACTGCCctgcagaagctggaggaggctgagaaggctgcagatgagAGTGAAAG AGGAATGAAGGTTATTGAAAATAGAGCCCAAAAGGATGAAGAGAAGATGGAAATCCAAGAGATCCAGCTTAAAGAAGCTAAGCACATTGCTGAAGAGGCTGACCGCAAGTATGAAGAG GTGGCTCGTAAGCTTGTAATCATTGAGAGTGACCTGGAACGTGCTGAGGAACGTGCTGAGCTGTCAGAAAG CCAAGTCCGACAGCTGGAAGAACAATTAAGAATAATGGATCAAACCTTGAAAGCATTAATGGCTGCAGAGGATAAG TACTCACAGAAGGAAGACAAATACGAAGAGGAGATTAAAGTCCTGACTGACAAACTGAAAGAG GCTGAGACTCGTGCTGAATTTGCTGAGAGGTCGGTAACTAAGCTGGAGAAAAGCATTGATGACTTAGAAG
- the TPM1 gene encoding tropomyosin alpha-1 chain isoform X17 produces the protein MDAIKKKMQMLKLDKENALDRAEQAEADKKAAEERSKQLEDDIVQLEKQLHVTEDTRDQVLEELHKSEDSLLSAEENAAKAESEVASLNRRIQLVEEELDRAQERLATALQKLEEAEKAADESERGMKVIENRAQKDEEKMEIQEIQLKEAKHIAEEADRKYEEVARKLVIIESDLERAEERAELSESKCAELEEELKTVTNNLKSLEAQAEKYSQKEDKYEEEIKVLTDKLKEAETRAEFAERSVTKLEKSIDDLEDQLYQQLEQNSRLTNELKLALNED, from the exons ATGGATGCCATCAAGAAGAAGATGCAAATGCTGAAGCTGGACAAGGAGAATGCCTTGGATAGAGCCGAGCAAGCCGAAGCGGACAAGAAGGCAGCGGAGGAGAGAAGCAAGCAG TTAGAGGATGACATTGTGCAATTGGAAAAGCAATTGCATGTGACGGAGGATACAAGGGACCAAGTGCTGGAAGAGCTACACAAGTCTGAAGATAGCCTCCTCTCCGCAGAGGAGAATGCTGCCAAG GCTGAGAGCGAAGTAGCTTCTCTGAACAGACGCATCCAGCTGGTTGAGGAAGAGTTGGATCGAGCTCAGGAGCGCTTGGCTACTGCCctgcagaagctggaggaggctgagaaggctgcagatgagAGTGAAAG AGGAATGAAGGTTATTGAAAATAGAGCCCAAAAGGATGAAGAGAAGATGGAAATCCAAGAGATCCAGCTTAAAGAAGCTAAGCACATTGCTGAAGAGGCTGACCGCAAGTATGAAGAG GTGGCTCGTAAGCTTGTAATCATTGAGAGTGACCTGGAACGTGCTGAGGAACGTGCTGAGCTGTCAGAAAG CAAATGTGCTGAGCTTGAAGAGGAGTTGAAAACTGTGACCAACAACCTGAAGTCGCTGGAGGCTCAGGCTGAGAAG TACTCACAGAAGGAAGACAAATACGAAGAGGAGATTAAAGTCCTGACTGACAAACTGAAAGAG GCTGAGACTCGTGCTGAATTTGCTGAGAGGTCGGTAACTAAGCTGGAGAAAAGCATTGATGACTTAGAAG
- the TPM1 gene encoding tropomyosin alpha-1 chain isoform X16, with amino-acid sequence MDAIKKKMQMLKLDKENALDRAEQAEADKKAAEERSKQLEDELVALQKKLKGTEDELDKYSESLKDAQEKLELADKKATDAESEVASLNRRIQLVEEELDRAQERLATALQKLEEAEKAADESERGMKVIENRAQKDEEKMEIQEIQLKEAKHIAEEADRKYEEVARKLVIIESDLERAEERAELSESKCAELEEELKTVTNNLKSLEAQAEKYSQKEDKYEEEIKVLTDKLKEAETRAEFAERSVTKLEKSIDDLEDQLYQQLEQNSRLTNELKLALNED; translated from the exons ATGGATGCCATCAAGAAGAAGATGCAAATGCTGAAGCTGGACAAGGAGAATGCCTTGGATAGAGCCGAGCAAGCCGAAGCGGACAAGAAGGCAGCGGAGGAGAGAAGCAAGCAG CTGGAGGACGAGCTGGTGGCTCTACAAAAGAAGCTGAAGGGCACTGAGGATGAGCTGGACAAATACTCCGAGTCCCTTAAAGATGCACAGGAaaagttggaactggctgacaaAAAGGCCACAGAT GCTGAGAGCGAAGTAGCTTCTCTGAACAGACGCATCCAGCTGGTTGAGGAAGAGTTGGATCGAGCTCAGGAGCGCTTGGCTACTGCCctgcagaagctggaggaggctgagaaggctgcagatgagAGTGAAAG AGGAATGAAGGTTATTGAAAATAGAGCCCAAAAGGATGAAGAGAAGATGGAAATCCAAGAGATCCAGCTTAAAGAAGCTAAGCACATTGCTGAAGAGGCTGACCGCAAGTATGAAGAG GTGGCTCGTAAGCTTGTAATCATTGAGAGTGACCTGGAACGTGCTGAGGAACGTGCTGAGCTGTCAGAAAG CAAATGTGCTGAGCTTGAAGAGGAGTTGAAAACTGTGACCAACAACCTGAAGTCGCTGGAGGCTCAGGCTGAGAAG TACTCACAGAAGGAAGACAAATACGAAGAGGAGATTAAAGTCCTGACTGACAAACTGAAAGAG GCTGAGACTCGTGCTGAATTTGCTGAGAGGTCGGTAACTAAGCTGGAGAAAAGCATTGATGACTTAGAAG
- the TPM1 gene encoding tropomyosin alpha-1 chain isoform X27 translates to MDAIKKKMQMLKLDKENALDRAEQAEADKKAAEERSKQLEDDIVQLEKQLHVTEDTRDQVLEELHKSEDSLLSAEENAAKLEDELVALQKKLKGTEDELDKYSESLKDAQEKLELADKKATDAESEVASLNRRIQLVEEELDRAQERLATALQKLEEAEKAADESERGMKVIENRAQKDEEKMEIQEIQLKEAKHIAEEADRKYEEVARKLVIIESDLERAEERAELSESKCAELEEELKTVTNNLKSLEAQAEKYSQKEDKYEEEIKVLTDKLKEAETRAEFAERSVTKLEKSIDDLEEKVAHAKEENLSMHQMLDQTLLELNNM, encoded by the exons ATGGATGCCATCAAGAAGAAGATGCAAATGCTGAAGCTGGACAAGGAGAATGCCTTGGATAGAGCCGAGCAAGCCGAAGCGGACAAGAAGGCAGCGGAGGAGAGAAGCAAGCAG TTAGAGGATGACATTGTGCAATTGGAAAAGCAATTGCATGTGACGGAGGATACAAGGGACCAAGTGCTGGAAGAGCTACACAAGTCTGAAGATAGCCTCCTCTCCGCAGAGGAGAATGCTGCCAAG CTGGAGGACGAGCTGGTGGCTCTACAAAAGAAGCTGAAGGGCACTGAGGATGAGCTGGACAAATACTCCGAGTCCCTTAAAGATGCACAGGAaaagttggaactggctgacaaAAAGGCCACAGAT GCTGAGAGCGAAGTAGCTTCTCTGAACAGACGCATCCAGCTGGTTGAGGAAGAGTTGGATCGAGCTCAGGAGCGCTTGGCTACTGCCctgcagaagctggaggaggctgagaaggctgcagatgagAGTGAAAG AGGAATGAAGGTTATTGAAAATAGAGCCCAAAAGGATGAAGAGAAGATGGAAATCCAAGAGATCCAGCTTAAAGAAGCTAAGCACATTGCTGAAGAGGCTGACCGCAAGTATGAAGAG GTGGCTCGTAAGCTTGTAATCATTGAGAGTGACCTGGAACGTGCTGAGGAACGTGCTGAGCTGTCAGAAAG CAAATGTGCTGAGCTTGAAGAGGAGTTGAAAACTGTGACCAACAACCTGAAGTCGCTGGAGGCTCAGGCTGAGAAG TACTCACAGAAGGAAGACAAATACGAAGAGGAGATTAAAGTCCTGACTGACAAACTGAAAGAG GCTGAGACTCGTGCTGAATTTGCTGAGAGGTCGGTAACTAAGCTGGAGAAAAGCATTGATGACTTAGAAG
- the TPM1 gene encoding tropomyosin alpha-1 chain isoform X9, which translates to MDAIKKKMQMLKLDKENALDRAEQAEADKKAAEERSKQLEDDIVQLEKQLHVTEDTRDQVLEELHKSEDSLLSAEENAAKAESEVASLNRRIQLVEEELDRAQERLATALQKLEEAEKAADESERGMKVIENRAQKDEEKMEIQEIQLKEAKHIAEEADRKYEEVARKLVIIESDLERAEERAELSESQVRQLEEQLRIMDQTLKALMAAEDKYSQKEDKYEEEIKVLTDKLKEAETRAEFAERSVTKLEKSIDDLEEKVAHAKEENLSMHQMLDQTLLELNNM; encoded by the exons ATGGATGCCATCAAGAAGAAGATGCAAATGCTGAAGCTGGACAAGGAGAATGCCTTGGATAGAGCCGAGCAAGCCGAAGCGGACAAGAAGGCAGCGGAGGAGAGAAGCAAGCAG TTAGAGGATGACATTGTGCAATTGGAAAAGCAATTGCATGTGACGGAGGATACAAGGGACCAAGTGCTGGAAGAGCTACACAAGTCTGAAGATAGCCTCCTCTCCGCAGAGGAGAATGCTGCCAAG GCTGAGAGCGAAGTAGCTTCTCTGAACAGACGCATCCAGCTGGTTGAGGAAGAGTTGGATCGAGCTCAGGAGCGCTTGGCTACTGCCctgcagaagctggaggaggctgagaaggctgcagatgagAGTGAAAG AGGAATGAAGGTTATTGAAAATAGAGCCCAAAAGGATGAAGAGAAGATGGAAATCCAAGAGATCCAGCTTAAAGAAGCTAAGCACATTGCTGAAGAGGCTGACCGCAAGTATGAAGAG GTGGCTCGTAAGCTTGTAATCATTGAGAGTGACCTGGAACGTGCTGAGGAACGTGCTGAGCTGTCAGAAAG CCAAGTCCGACAGCTGGAAGAACAATTAAGAATAATGGATCAAACCTTGAAAGCATTAATGGCTGCAGAGGATAAG TACTCACAGAAGGAAGACAAATACGAAGAGGAGATTAAAGTCCTGACTGACAAACTGAAAGAG GCTGAGACTCGTGCTGAATTTGCTGAGAGGTCGGTAACTAAGCTGGAGAAAAGCATTGATGACTTAGAAG
- the TPM1 gene encoding tropomyosin alpha-1 chain isoform X8, whose product MDAIKKKMQMLKLDKENALDRAEQAEADKKAAEERSKQLEDELVALQKKLKGTEDELDKYSESLKDAQEKLELADKKATDAESEVASLNRRIQLVEEELDRAQERLATALQKLEEAEKAADESERGMKVIENRAQKDEEKMEIQEIQLKEAKHIAEEADRKYEEVARKLVIIESDLERAEERAELSESQVRQLEEQLRIMDQTLKALMAAEDKYSQKEDKYEEEIKVLTDKLKEAETRAEFAERSVTKLEKSIDDLEEKVAHAKEENLSMHQMLDQTLLELNNM is encoded by the exons ATGGATGCCATCAAGAAGAAGATGCAAATGCTGAAGCTGGACAAGGAGAATGCCTTGGATAGAGCCGAGCAAGCCGAAGCGGACAAGAAGGCAGCGGAGGAGAGAAGCAAGCAG CTGGAGGACGAGCTGGTGGCTCTACAAAAGAAGCTGAAGGGCACTGAGGATGAGCTGGACAAATACTCCGAGTCCCTTAAAGATGCACAGGAaaagttggaactggctgacaaAAAGGCCACAGAT GCTGAGAGCGAAGTAGCTTCTCTGAACAGACGCATCCAGCTGGTTGAGGAAGAGTTGGATCGAGCTCAGGAGCGCTTGGCTACTGCCctgcagaagctggaggaggctgagaaggctgcagatgagAGTGAAAG AGGAATGAAGGTTATTGAAAATAGAGCCCAAAAGGATGAAGAGAAGATGGAAATCCAAGAGATCCAGCTTAAAGAAGCTAAGCACATTGCTGAAGAGGCTGACCGCAAGTATGAAGAG GTGGCTCGTAAGCTTGTAATCATTGAGAGTGACCTGGAACGTGCTGAGGAACGTGCTGAGCTGTCAGAAAG CCAAGTCCGACAGCTGGAAGAACAATTAAGAATAATGGATCAAACCTTGAAAGCATTAATGGCTGCAGAGGATAAG TACTCACAGAAGGAAGACAAATACGAAGAGGAGATTAAAGTCCTGACTGACAAACTGAAAGAG GCTGAGACTCGTGCTGAATTTGCTGAGAGGTCGGTAACTAAGCTGGAGAAAAGCATTGATGACTTAGAAG
- the TPM1 gene encoding tropomyosin alpha-1 chain isoform X26 yields MAAMSSLEAVRRKIRSLQEQADAAEERAGRLQREVDQERALREEAESEVASLNRRIQLVEEELDRAQERLATALQKLEEAEKAADESERGMKVIENRAQKDEEKMEIQEIQLKEAKHIAEEADRKYEEVARKLVIIESDLERAEERAELSESQVRQLEEQLRIMDQTLKALMAAEDKYSQKEDKYEEEIKVLTDKLKEAETRAEFAERSVTKLEKSIDDLEDQLYQQLEQNSRLTNELKLALNED; encoded by the exons ATGGCGGCGATGAGCTCGCTGGAGGCCGTGCGGAGGAAGATCcggagcctgcaggagcaggcgGACGCCGCCGAGGAGCGGGCGGGCCGGCTGCAGCGGGAGGTGGACCAGGAGCGGGCCCTGCGGGAGGAG GCTGAGAGCGAAGTAGCTTCTCTGAACAGACGCATCCAGCTGGTTGAGGAAGAGTTGGATCGAGCTCAGGAGCGCTTGGCTACTGCCctgcagaagctggaggaggctgagaaggctgcagatgagAGTGAAAG AGGAATGAAGGTTATTGAAAATAGAGCCCAAAAGGATGAAGAGAAGATGGAAATCCAAGAGATCCAGCTTAAAGAAGCTAAGCACATTGCTGAAGAGGCTGACCGCAAGTATGAAGAG GTGGCTCGTAAGCTTGTAATCATTGAGAGTGACCTGGAACGTGCTGAGGAACGTGCTGAGCTGTCAGAAAG CCAAGTCCGACAGCTGGAAGAACAATTAAGAATAATGGATCAAACCTTGAAAGCATTAATGGCTGCAGAGGATAAG TACTCACAGAAGGAAGACAAATACGAAGAGGAGATTAAAGTCCTGACTGACAAACTGAAAGAG GCTGAGACTCGTGCTGAATTTGCTGAGAGGTCGGTAACTAAGCTGGAGAAAAGCATTGATGACTTAGAAG